TAGCAGCTGCCCGCAGCTTTTCCCGGAAGGAGGCTATCGGTATCACGCCCCGTTTAAGTTTTATTTTCACCACAGCTTCCTGTGGACCGCTGGTCCACAGATGGATATAGTTCACCGGGTAACTCGAAGGTTGTGTGCCGATAAAAGCAGAGGTGATTTCCACGTTTTGTTTTCCGGCGATACTGTCTGTCAGTGACAATAATTTCCTGGTGGCATCTTCTGTCCGCTCAAAGCGGGTGCCTACGGGCAACCGTAGCCGTACCTGGGCCTGACCACTGTCTGTTTGCGGGAAAAGTTCGGTGCCGGTAAAGATAAAGAGCAGTACCACCAGGGCTGCGGAAACAAGGAGAAACAACAGGGAGCTGCCCCTGAAGGCCGTTTTCCGGCGTTCTCCGGCGGTAACATAACGCTGCTTCAACGTTTCAAAGAATCCACGTTCCTTTTTTTCCTTTTCCTGCAGCGTTGTTTTGAACAACCAGTTAGCTGCTACCGGAACAAATGTCTGCGACAGGATAAAGGAGGCGATCATAGCAAAGCCCACTGCCAGCGACAGTGGCATGAACATCGCTCTGGGCACGCCGTTCATAAACATCGACGGAACAAATACGGCCAGAATGCTCAGCAGGATCAGCAGCTTGGGGCCGGCAATTTCCATACTGGCGTCTGCAATGGCGCGGGCTTTGGTTTTCCCGGTTTCCATATGCCGGTGGATGTTCTCTATCGTAACAGTGGCTTCGTCCACCAATATGCCAACAGACAATGCCAAACCGCCCAATGTCATAATATTGATCGTTTGCCCCGTCAGGTATAAGAGGATGGCAGACGACAGTAAGGCCAGCGGAATAGTCATGATCACAATCAGCGCGCTGCGCCTGTCACCGAGGAAAAGCAGTACCATCAGACCGGTAAGGACCGCGCCCAGTCCACCTTCAAACAACAGGCTCTTTAATGAATTAATGACATAGCCGGACTGGTCAAACGCGTAGGTGACTTTTATATCGGAAGGTATGGCGGCCTGCATGTCGGGCAGGGCTGCTTTCACGCGCTGCACCACGTCCCACGTGGAGGCGTCTGCCCTTTTGGTGACGGGGATATATACGGAACGTTTGCCGTTGACCAGCGCATAGCTGGTAGTAACGTCAGCGCCTAAACTGACATTGGCGATGTCCCTGATGTATACCGTTGCACCTGCGCCGGGCTGCAGTGGCGTGTTCTGAAGGTCCTGCAAAGATTCGATCACACTGTTCTGCGGGGTGATGTAAGTCGAATCCCCGATGCGCACGTTACCGGCAGGGGAGATGGTGTTGGATTTTGCGATGGCCTGTACTACCTGGTCGGGTGAGAGGTTATAGCTGCGCAGTTTGTCCGGGTCCACCGTGATCAGCACTGTTTTCTGGTTACCGCCGAACGGCGGGGGCGCAGACACGCCGGGCAATGTCGAGAACATAGGGCGTACGCGGAACAGGGCAAGGTCGGATATCTCGCTCAGGGACCGGCTGTCTGAACTGAACACCAGCTGTCCTACCGGCACACTGCCGGCGTCAAAACGGGTAATGAAAGGAGGAACGGTGCCAGGCGGCATAAATGCCCGGGCGCGGTTCACGTATCCCACCACTTCCGCCATGGCCTGGCTCATATCGGTGCCCTCATTAAATTCGATTTTAATAATGGCCGCCCCCTGGATGTTCCTGGAGTCGACTGATTTTACACCTGTGATGTATAGGAAGTGATATTCGTAGTAAGAGGTGACGAAACCTTCCATCTGTTCCGGTGACAAGCCCCCATAGGGCTGCGCCACGTAAACCACCGGTAGGCCGAGACGGGGGAAAATATCCACCTTGGTTTGCCGGATGGAGAGGTACGCGAAAAACACAATAGCCAGAACTGCCACCAGGATGGTAACAGGATGCCGCAATGCCGAACGGATTAGCTTCATAGTATTTGCTTATAGCTTTATTTCAGATTGTCTGTAAAGGTTGTCAGCTGGCCGTTTGCTACGGCGATGTCCAACAGGGAGCGCCATGCCTGCAGGAAGGCGGCGGCTTCTCCGGTTTCCGCCTTCAGCAGGTCGTACTGACCTTGTATCAGCCGTGTGAAGTCGATCAGACCGCTGTTGTAACTGAGTTGCAGGCCGTCAAAAGCAAAACGGGCGGCCTGCGACTGCACTACTGCCTGTTTCGTGATCAGCATGTTCTGACTATAGTTGTACCGGGCCGCTTCTTTCTGCTTTTGCAGGTTTAACGCCACCTGGTCCAGCTGCGCCTCGTCGGCTTTAACCATAGCCTGGTATTGTTTCTTTTTCAGGTGGACTTCAGAAAACTGAAGGATAGGGAAACTGAGCTGAATGCCTGCGCCGTAGTTCTTATGGGAAAGCGACCAGCCGTCCGCTTTATCGATGGTGCCATCGGCTTTTACGCCGGAGCCTCTTGCATAGGCATTGGCCCACAGGTCCAGCTTAGGTCGCCATATACGTTCCACTTCTTTCAGAGCGGATGCTGTTACTTCCTTTCTCATCTGGTAATACTGGTAAACAGGATTTCCTGCCGGACCAGCAGTGGTGTCGGCTATCAGCGGCAGTTGGCTGAGCAGTGAGGTGTCTGCCAGCAATATGTTTGTTGGCGCGTCGGGCAGTCCCGTCAGCCGGGTGAGTTCTGTGATCTGCGCATAGTATTGGCGCTGCACGATCAGCAGGTCCGTGGTGGCCTGCGCCAGGGCTGCCTGGAACTGTGTGGTGTCTATTCCCGGGCGTAGTCCCTGCCGCGTAAACACCAGCGATTGTTCCAGTCCTGCTTTGGTCCTGTCGATATTAGCCTGGTAGGTTTGTATGAGTTTTTGCAGGTACACGGCGTCCAGGTAGGTGGCTACGGCTGCGTACTGCTGACGGAACAGCGCATCGTTATAGGTGCTGTTGGCCAGCTTGTACTGGGCACTGGCTTTTTCGACTGCGGCACTACGTTGACCGAAAGTGAGCGGGTTCCACTTCAGTATCGCGCCCGCGGCGGTACCTGGCACAGGATCATAGATATTGCCGGCAACAGGAGGCCCGCTGATAGGGAGTATCAATCCCGGATAACTCATCCCGGTGACATTGTTGTAGGTGGCATATCCTGCCTGATAGCCGATGTTGATGTCCGGCAGCAGGGTGTTCTTCGCAAGACCGACACCATACTGAGTGCTCTGCGCCTGTGCCGCATATGCCTTCATCTGCGGCTGTGCGGACTGTACCAGGGAAAGCATGTCCTTTATGTGTAGCGGTTTGGGTTGCGCATAGGCATGAAGGGTGAATAACACGATACTGCTCAGGGAGACGATCTTTCTATAGGAAGCATTCATTCATCAAATATATTTATATAACGATCTGTATTTATATTAAGAAATCGTTTTCACCAGCAGACCGATACCGGCAGCCGCAACGATGATGACCGGTTCCGGTATTTTTTTGGACCGCCACAGGATAAATGCTGTTAGTACAGCAATGGCTATCGTATAGCCGTCAACGAGCGATCGTTTCGCCAACACAATGACGGCGCCTGTAATAGCGCCGATAGCGGCAGCTGTCACACCGTCCACAAAAGCCCTGATCCCGGGGTGTTTGCCATACTTCCTGAAATAGGGGGCAGGCAGCACGGTGAAAAGGTAACAGGGGAAAAAAGTCCCGAAGGCGGCCACGCCCGCACCCGAAAGGCCGGCGGTAAGATACCCGATAAACCCTACGGTGATCACCACCGGGCCGGGCGTAATCATCGCCACTGCTACGGCATCTACGAACTGCTGCTCATTCAGCCAGCCATATTCCTTTACAACGCCGCCATAGAGGAAAGGCACAATAGCGAGCCCGCTGCCAAACACAAAAGCCCCCGCCTTGGTAAAATACAAAAGTATTTGCCAAAGTGTTTTCCCGGAAGTGCTATTAGTGATATTCAGTAAGGTGGCAGGGGCCAGTAATTTAGTCATCACCGTTCCTTTCCGGGGGAAGGTTAACCGGGTGGGAGGGGCTTTTAACAGCCAGTAGAACACTCCGGAACCGAGGAACAACCAGATGTTTTCGTTTTCCTGCCATACCGTGTAAGCTGCTGCAGTGATGTAAATAACAATCAATAACTTGTTACCTCCCACAGATTTACGGGTCAGTTTCCATGCGCTCACACCAATGATGCCGATAACGGCAGCGCCTACACCATAAAAAACGGCCTGCATCCAGGGGATGCCCTGCCAGTGGACATAGATGAACCCAAGGACCACTACCATCAGGAAGGAAGGGAGCACAAATGCCAGGCCGGCCAGCGTGGCGCCCAGCAACCGGTAATGAACATATCCCATGTATATACCCAGCTGGGCGGCCAACGGGCCGGGAGCCAGTTGGGCCAGTGTCAGTCCTTCTTTGTAGTCCTCTTCACTGATCCATTGTTTGTTTTCAACGAGGTCACGGTGCATGTACCCCGCCAGCGCTACCGGGCCGCCGAAGCCCCAGGTGCCCAGTTTTAAAAAATAAATGACGAGGTCCCGCAGGCTGTATGGTATGGTTGATTTGCTGTTGTCCATTTTTGGAGATGTTGGTTTACACCTGCAAGTTCATACTATGGATATCCAAAAAATAGAACGAATAATAAGCTTTGGCCTGTTTTTTACTTTTTTGTCAGCCCCTTTTTGTAGACAGATGGGCTTTTACCGGTAAACTTCCTGAAGACCCGGGTAAAATGGCTCTGGTCTGAAAACCCGGTGAGATAAGCTATTTCAGTCAGGGAATGGCTGGTAGTGCTCAACAATTGGACTGCCTTATCGATCCGCAGTTTACGGATATAGTCACCAAATGACAGATCATCAAAATACTTGGAAAACTCCCGCGATAAGTATGCCGGATGTACCTGGAGTGTTTCTGACAAGCCTTTCAGGCTGAGGTTGAGGTTGGTGTCTATCTGGTCCTGGATGATCTCTTTTAGTTCTTTGGCCCACCCTGGCACCTTCCTGCTGTCTTTTTCCTGTTGGAGATATTTGTTGAAAATATCCATCAGTTGTTGCTCAAACGGCTGCTGGGTGTGCTTAACGTGTTGGAGGTATTTGGCCCAGCTGTAAAGAGCGTCATATAGCATCATCCCTTTTTCGAGCAAAGCCTGATCATCAGATTCGTTGTAGGCCAGCCCGGCAGATATGGCCCACAGGCCGGAAGCCTGGGCGGCAAAATCGTGACGGTCGGTGTCCGCGCCACGGACAATAGGCGCCATGATCAGCACTGCAGGGTCATCGATGCCATGTTTTTTGATAATGTAATCAAATGTACACTGGTCTTCGTAATGCGTATACTCCACACCCACTACGTCAAAAGGGATGGCGCCTTCCGCTTCCGCCAAAGGAATTACCTGGTCAAAGGGCACATACATAAACTCCGCCGTAGCGTCCACAAATCTCTTTATGAGCCATGGACTGGCAATCCGGTCA
This sequence is a window from Chitinophaga varians. Protein-coding genes within it:
- a CDS encoding efflux RND transporter permease subunit — encoded protein: MKLIRSALRHPVTILVAVLAIVFFAYLSIRQTKVDIFPRLGLPVVYVAQPYGGLSPEQMEGFVTSYYEYHFLYITGVKSVDSRNIQGAAIIKIEFNEGTDMSQAMAEVVGYVNRARAFMPPGTVPPFITRFDAGSVPVGQLVFSSDSRSLSEISDLALFRVRPMFSTLPGVSAPPPFGGNQKTVLITVDPDKLRSYNLSPDQVVQAIAKSNTISPAGNVRIGDSTYITPQNSVIESLQDLQNTPLQPGAGATVYIRDIANVSLGADVTTSYALVNGKRSVYIPVTKRADASTWDVVQRVKAALPDMQAAIPSDIKVTYAFDQSGYVINSLKSLLFEGGLGAVLTGLMVLLFLGDRRSALIVIMTIPLALLSSAILLYLTGQTINIMTLGGLALSVGILVDEATVTIENIHRHMETGKTKARAIADASMEIAGPKLLILLSILAVFVPSMFMNGVPRAMFMPLSLAVGFAMIASFILSQTFVPVAANWLFKTTLQEKEKKERGFFETLKQRYVTAGERRKTAFRGSSLLFLLVSAALVVLLFIFTGTELFPQTDSGQAQVRLRLPVGTRFERTEDATRKLLSLTDSIAGKQNVEITSAFIGTQPSSYPVNYIHLWTSGPQEAVVKIKLKRGVIPIASFREKLRAAATAAIPGAKLSFEPGDIVEQVLNLGSSNPIEIAVVNKNLAEGKKTATQLIKKLSSISALRDLQIATPLDYPVIRLELDRVKAGQLGLTSEQITRSVVAATSSSRFTTPNYWLDKATGTAYQVQVQYPEFRMNSTSQLEAIPVSGGNGTTHYLSEAASWKRTSMPGEYDRLNQQRYITITANIHQQDPGTVFKQVKHAIGSMGQLPNGAKIILRGQPSLLQDTLSSLQFGLLIAILVIFLVMAVYFQSFRVAVTTLAVIPAVVAGSLLFLYLTGNTLNIQSYMGTIMAVGVAIANAVLFITNAEHYRKNNIDHPQLLAAEHRLRPILMTSAAMIAGMLPMALGLSEGGDQTAPLGIAVIGGLLFSSISVLFFLPSLYQWTVGRTPYKYVSLDPDDEKSIYYDKNMQ
- a CDS encoding TolC family protein, with the protein product MNASYRKIVSLSSIVLFTLHAYAQPKPLHIKDMLSLVQSAQPQMKAYAAQAQSTQYGVGLAKNTLLPDINIGYQAGYATYNNVTGMSYPGLILPISGPPVAGNIYDPVPGTAAGAILKWNPLTFGQRSAAVEKASAQYKLANSTYNDALFRQQYAAVATYLDAVYLQKLIQTYQANIDRTKAGLEQSLVFTRQGLRPGIDTTQFQAALAQATTDLLIVQRQYYAQITELTRLTGLPDAPTNILLADTSLLSQLPLIADTTAGPAGNPVYQYYQMRKEVTASALKEVERIWRPKLDLWANAYARGSGVKADGTIDKADGWSLSHKNYGAGIQLSFPILQFSEVHLKKKQYQAMVKADEAQLDQVALNLQKQKEAARYNYSQNMLITKQAVVQSQAARFAFDGLQLSYNSGLIDFTRLIQGQYDLLKAETGEAAAFLQAWRSLLDIAVANGQLTTFTDNLK
- a CDS encoding chromate transporter, which produces MDNSKSTIPYSLRDLVIYFLKLGTWGFGGPVALAGYMHRDLVENKQWISEEDYKEGLTLAQLAPGPLAAQLGIYMGYVHYRLLGATLAGLAFVLPSFLMVVVLGFIYVHWQGIPWMQAVFYGVGAAVIGIIGVSAWKLTRKSVGGNKLLIVIYITAAAYTVWQENENIWLFLGSGVFYWLLKAPPTRLTFPRKGTVMTKLLAPATLLNITNSTSGKTLWQILLYFTKAGAFVFGSGLAIVPFLYGGVVKEYGWLNEQQFVDAVAVAMITPGPVVITVGFIGYLTAGLSGAGVAAFGTFFPCYLFTVLPAPYFRKYGKHPGIRAFVDGVTAAAIGAITGAVIVLAKRSLVDGYTIAIAVLTAFILWRSKKIPEPVIIVAAAGIGLLVKTIS
- a CDS encoding chromate resistance protein ChrB domain-containing protein yields the protein MKWITRERPKIDRIASPWLIKRFVDATAEFMYVPFDQVIPLAEAEGAIPFDVVGVEYTHYEDQCTFDYIIKKHGIDDPAVLIMAPIVRGADTDRHDFAAQASGLWAISAGLAYNESDDQALLEKGMMLYDALYSWAKYLQHVKHTQQPFEQQLMDIFNKYLQQEKDSRKVPGWAKELKEIIQDQIDTNLNLSLKGLSETLQVHPAYLSREFSKYFDDLSFGDYIRKLRIDKAVQLLSTTSHSLTEIAYLTGFSDQSHFTRVFRKFTGKSPSVYKKGLTKK